A DNA window from Geminocystis sp. M7585_C2015_104 contains the following coding sequences:
- a CDS encoding glycosyltransferase, translating into MRNVLRNILLVSHSDFPTNSAVHVHHFANELVRMGLDCVVAVPKDKNSIHSLNRTNLYKVTQYNEYQTITDFFDNKQPPDLVHCWTPREHVRIYCKQLSQHYSFRLVVHLEDNEEAVTARLLQNPSSQWEATEGRKMSSCLSHPQHSKEFLRHANGVTVIIDTLQQLIPYPLPRLTVYPGVDTSQFYPRRKNSQLLSHFSIPPHATIICYTGNVYATNVAEVRSLYLAVGKRNREGKPTYLIRTGIDYTPLLTPQEDWIRKYLIELGWVEREKIPEILSLADVLIQPGKSDEFNDYRFPSKIPEFLAMGIPVILPDTNIAKFLTHGENALILPVVNEETIPPAIDLLLNNPSLRQRLIKGGLHFVYNYLNWQKNTRQLLDFYQSLFPDNKKFIPLENSLYHSQKCHESHPSQERQLPLYSLKLGNLRQKLQIFSIFSRRNYSDC; encoded by the coding sequence ATGAGGAATGTCCTGAGAAATATCTTACTAGTATCCCATTCTGATTTTCCTACCAACAGTGCCGTCCATGTGCACCATTTTGCCAATGAATTGGTTAGAATGGGACTGGATTGTGTTGTCGCAGTGCCAAAAGACAAGAATAGCATCCACAGTCTCAATAGAACCAACCTCTACAAGGTTACTCAGTATAATGAATACCAAACCATAACAGACTTTTTTGACAATAAACAACCCCCCGACCTAGTTCACTGTTGGACACCCAGGGAACATGTTAGAATCTACTGTAAGCAACTTTCTCAACATTACAGTTTCCGCCTGGTGGTTCATTTAGAAGATAATGAAGAAGCAGTAACCGCCAGACTGTTACAAAACCCCTCCAGCCAATGGGAAGCAACAGAAGGCAGGAAAATGTCTTCTTGTTTGTCTCACCCCCAACATTCTAAAGAGTTTCTCCGTCATGCCAACGGGGTTACGGTTATCATTGACACCCTACAACAATTAATACCCTACCCACTTCCCCGTCTAACTGTTTACCCCGGCGTCGACACATCCCAGTTTTACCCCCGCCGCAAAAACTCTCAACTTCTCTCCCATTTTTCCATCCCACCCCACGCCACCATTATTTGCTACACCGGCAATGTATATGCCACCAACGTGGCAGAAGTCAGAAGTCTCTATCTAGCCGTCGGCAAACGGAATAGGGAAGGCAAACCCACCTACCTGATACGTACTGGCATCGATTATACTCCCCTTTTGACACCACAAGAGGACTGGATTCGCAAATATCTTATAGAATTAGGCTGGGTGGAGAGAGAAAAAATACCAGAAATACTATCCCTAGCAGATGTTTTAATTCAACCCGGCAAGAGTGATGAGTTTAATGACTATCGTTTTCCCTCAAAAATACCAGAATTCCTGGCTATGGGAATACCAGTAATTCTCCCCGACACCAACATCGCCAAATTTCTAACCCATGGGGAAAATGCCCTTATATTGCCAGTAGTCAATGAAGAAACCATTCCCCCTGCCATCGATTTATTGCTTAACAACCCCTCCCTGCGACAACGCCTAATCAAAGGGGGATTACATTTTGTATACAACTATCTCAACTGGCAGAAAAATACTCGCCAACTCCTTGATTTTTATCAAAGCCTCTTCCCCGACAACAAAAAATTCATTCCCTTGGAAAACTCATTATATCATTCCCAAAAATGCCATGAATCTCACCCTTCACAGGAGCGACAGTTGCCTCTATACTCCCTCAAACTGGGTAATCTGCGGCAGAAACTGCAAATATTCTCCATATTTTCAAGAAGAAATTATTCGGATTGCTGA
- a CDS encoding glycosyl transferase, protein MMVNFNQNIHIFTVCAANYIPRARVLAESVKKLHSQVPFHLFLNDSIPPNFPQDYEPFDNIVTVTQLNIPNFPQWVFKHSVLESCTAIKPIAFQYLFQKYNCHGIIFLDPDVVVFSPLDELFSHFNHASILLTPHQLQPEKVHSAILDNEICFLRYGTFNLGFLGVKNSPEGKNFLQWWGDRCYHYCYDDHKNGIYTDQRWIDLVTSFFQEVKILRHPGYNVANWNLSHRQLRGDFNRGITVNNQPLYFYHFSNAQRIMPEKYKLYNDTLKSLLKWYQEKCKEAGEEEFSRIPYKYDYFDNGELITPNHRIVYRQNPDLQQKYPNPFAVGEKDCYYRWYQEYEREKKRKENESQYWIDKLLAELNKAYEIVREKDKTIDGLYRQLNEIIAQREEIQNQLLAIQKSKWWRIRKAWLKLKTILPLPLAK, encoded by the coding sequence ATGATGGTTAATTTCAACCAGAATATTCATATTTTTACAGTATGTGCTGCTAATTACATACCAAGGGCAAGAGTGTTGGCAGAATCTGTCAAAAAACTACACTCCCAAGTGCCATTCCACCTGTTTTTAAACGATTCAATCCCTCCAAATTTTCCTCAGGATTATGAGCCATTTGATAATATTGTCACCGTCACCCAGTTAAACATACCCAACTTCCCGCAATGGGTATTTAAGCATTCAGTGTTGGAATCATGCACAGCTATTAAACCAATCGCTTTCCAGTATCTATTCCAAAAATACAACTGTCATGGTATCATCTTCTTAGACCCCGATGTAGTAGTTTTCTCACCTCTGGACGAGTTGTTTTCTCATTTCAACCATGCCAGCATATTGTTAACCCCCCACCAACTACAACCAGAAAAAGTACATTCAGCCATTCTAGACAATGAAATTTGTTTTCTCCGCTATGGCACATTTAATTTAGGTTTTTTAGGAGTAAAAAATTCGCCAGAGGGGAAAAATTTTCTCCAGTGGTGGGGCGATAGATGTTATCATTATTGTTATGATGACCATAAGAATGGCATTTACACCGACCAACGCTGGATAGATCTAGTCACCTCCTTTTTCCAAGAAGTAAAGATACTTAGACACCCCGGGTATAATGTTGCCAACTGGAATCTTAGCCATCGCCAACTGCGAGGAGATTTCAACAGGGGGATAACAGTAAACAATCAGCCTCTATATTTCTATCACTTCTCCAACGCCCAAAGAATAATGCCAGAAAAATATAAGCTATACAATGATACCCTCAAATCTCTCCTAAAATGGTACCAAGAAAAGTGTAAGGAGGCTGGAGAGGAGGAATTTAGCCGGATTCCCTACAAATATGACTACTTTGACAACGGCGAGTTAATCACACCAAATCACAGAATTGTTTACCGTCAAAACCCTGACTTACAGCAGAAATACCCCAACCCCTTTGCCGTCGGAGAGAAAGATTGTTACTACCGTTGGTATCAAGAATATGAAAGGGAGAAAAAGAGAAAAGAAAATGAATCTCAATACTGGATTGATAAATTATTGGCAGAATTAAACAAAGCCTATGAAATTGTCAGGGAAAAAGACAAAACCATAGACGGCCTCTATCGACAATTAAATGAGATTATAGCCCAAAGAGAAGAAATCCAAAACCAGCTTCTGGCAATCCAGAAAAGTAAGTGGTGGAGGATTAGAAAAGCATGGCTGAAACTTAAAACAATACTCCCCTTGCCACTCGCTAAGTAG
- a CDS encoding PHP domain-containing protein codes for MLLEKETTATLPATTNKGGSQNRETLIAVWGIIDVNSCPHHYNFHLHTTCSDGQLTPEALMEQAIAIGLKGLAITDHHTTKGFERAKQWLEKAATLYPSRPLPQIWTGVEITADLNGTSIHILGYAFNPEDENMKLYLTGETPEGESAKAENVINTIHLAGGLAILAHPFRYRRRGEELILEAYRLGIDGIEAYYAYGNPNPWCPSPTETSLALLLAKEYNLHTTCGTDTHGSNILVRL; via the coding sequence ATGTTACTGGAGAAAGAAACCACTGCTACCCTGCCTGCCACGACAAACAAGGGTGGGAGTCAGAATAGGGAGACCCTAATAGCAGTTTGGGGGATTATAGACGTCAACAGTTGCCCCCACCATTATAACTTCCACCTCCACACCACCTGTTCTGATGGACAACTCACACCAGAGGCGCTAATGGAACAAGCCATTGCCATAGGACTAAAAGGCCTAGCCATTACGGACCATCATACCACAAAAGGGTTTGAAAGAGCCAAACAGTGGCTAGAAAAAGCCGCAACCCTTTACCCCTCCCGCCCATTGCCACAAATTTGGACTGGAGTCGAAATTACAGCTGATTTAAATGGTACTTCCATCCACATTCTTGGGTATGCCTTCAACCCCGAGGATGAAAACATGAAACTTTATCTTACCGGTGAGACTCCAGAGGGAGAATCCGCCAAAGCTGAAAACGTCATCAACACGATACACCTTGCCGGTGGTTTAGCCATCCTTGCCCATCCCTTTCGTTATCGTCGTCGTGGCGAAGAGTTAATTCTTGAGGCTTACAGGTTGGGGATTGACGGCATTGAAGCCTATTATGCCTATGGTAACCCTAACCCCTGGTGCCCCAGTCCCACAGAAACCTCTCTCGCCCTACTCCTAGCGAAGGAATATAACCTGCATACCACCTGTGGCACTGATACCCATGGTTCTAATATTCTAGTCCGTTTATGA
- a CDS encoding type IV pilus twitching motility protein PilT has translation MELMIEDLMEQLVELGGSDMHIQAGAPVYFRINGKLTPIGDEPLSPQECQRLIFSMLNNSQRKTLEQEWELDCSYGVKGLARFRVNVYKERGCYAACLRALSSKIPNFEQLGLPEVIKEIIERPRGLILVTGQTGSGKTTTLAAILDYINRTRHEHILTIEDPIEYVFPNIKSLFHQRQKGEDTKSFANALRAALREDPDIILVGEMRDLETISLAVTAAETGHLVFGTLHTSSAAGTIDRIVDVFPANEQAQIRAMLSNSLLAVFAQCLAKKKNPKPGEFGRALAQEIMIVTPAIANLIRESKAAQIYSAIQTGGKLGMQTMEQALANLAKAGIISYEEGLSKSNKPDEYKRLMGVSEGGMVSAKTR, from the coding sequence ATGGAACTGATGATAGAAGACTTGATGGAGCAGTTGGTGGAGTTAGGAGGCTCAGATATGCACATACAGGCGGGGGCACCAGTATACTTCCGCATCAATGGAAAACTGACACCCATTGGGGATGAGCCCCTTAGTCCACAAGAGTGTCAGCGTTTGATCTTCAGCATGTTGAACAACTCCCAGAGAAAAACCCTAGAACAAGAATGGGAGTTAGACTGTTCTTATGGGGTAAAAGGATTAGCCAGATTCCGGGTGAATGTCTATAAGGAGAGAGGTTGTTATGCCGCCTGTTTAAGGGCCTTATCCTCCAAGATACCCAATTTTGAACAACTGGGACTGCCAGAGGTAATCAAAGAAATAATTGAACGCCCCAGAGGACTAATACTAGTAACAGGACAAACTGGGTCAGGTAAAACTACCACCCTTGCAGCCATCCTGGACTATATCAACCGCACTCGTCATGAACACATTTTAACCATAGAAGACCCTATAGAATACGTTTTCCCCAATATAAAGAGTCTGTTTCACCAACGGCAGAAGGGAGAGGACACCAAGAGTTTCGCCAATGCCCTCAGGGCCGCCCTCAGGGAAGACCCAGATATAATCCTAGTAGGAGAAATGCGGGACTTGGAAACTATCTCCCTGGCCGTCACCGCTGCGGAAACCGGACACCTGGTATTTGGTACTCTCCACACCAGTTCCGCCGCAGGTACTATTGACCGTATTGTTGACGTATTTCCTGCCAATGAACAAGCTCAAATCCGGGCAATGCTGTCCAACTCCCTGTTGGCCGTATTCGCTCAGTGTCTTGCCAAGAAGAAAAATCCTAAACCCGGGGAATTCGGCCGCGCTCTTGCCCAGGAGATTATGATTGTAACCCCTGCCATTGCCAACCTGATCAGGGAATCAAAAGCCGCCCAAATCTACTCAGCTATCCAAACGGGGGGCAAGTTAGGCATGCAAACCATGGAACAGGCTTTGGCTAACTTGGCTAAGGCTGGAATCATAAGCTATGAGGAGGGTCTTTCCAAGAGCAATAAGCCCGACGAGTACAAACGTCTCATGGGTGTAAGCGAAGGAGGCATGGTTTCTGCCAAGACTCGCTAA
- a CDS encoding type II secretion system F family protein has protein sequence MATFIAQVKDRAGNILEERVIASSEQEARRILQRRFAAVGKVRRAGIELDFASLEAALSPVSVKDKALFSRQFAVLVNAGVAIVRALNVLSEQATNAKFKKVLQIVEKDVQQGASLSDAMRKHPDCFDKLYVSMVEAGETGGVLDEVMNRLAKLLEDMVRLQNQVKSALAYPVTVGIFAVLAFLGMTMFLVPVFANIFEQLDAELPGLTQFMVNLSNFLRSWKILIPIGTIVGLVFSLRAYYKTPVGREQIDRLALKMPIFGPLNEKNAVARFCRIFGTLTRSGVPIVQSLEIAQETIPNVVIAQAIAAAKESVMEGGMLSTAIAEKKVFPPMAIQMMTIGEETGELDAMMMKVADFYEDEVEQAVKALTSVIEPLMMVLIAFLVGTILLSMYLPMFKIFDQLG, from the coding sequence ATGGCTACATTTATAGCTCAAGTAAAGGACAGAGCTGGCAATATCCTCGAGGAAAGGGTTATTGCCTCCTCCGAACAGGAGGCCAGACGCATTCTTCAAAGACGCTTTGCCGCCGTCGGCAAAGTGCGACGGGCTGGGATAGAATTGGACTTTGCCAGTCTTGAGGCTGCCCTCAGTCCAGTTTCCGTCAAGGACAAGGCACTTTTTTCCCGTCAGTTCGCCGTTTTAGTCAACGCTGGGGTTGCCATCGTCCGTGCCCTTAACGTTTTGAGTGAACAGGCCACCAATGCCAAATTCAAGAAGGTACTCCAGATTGTTGAAAAAGATGTGCAACAAGGGGCTAGTCTATCTGATGCCATGCGGAAACACCCAGACTGTTTCGACAAACTCTATGTAAGCATGGTGGAAGCAGGGGAGACTGGTGGGGTATTGGACGAGGTAATGAATCGTCTGGCCAAACTTTTGGAAGACATGGTACGTCTCCAAAACCAGGTCAAATCCGCATTGGCCTACCCGGTAACCGTGGGGATTTTTGCGGTGCTAGCCTTCTTGGGGATGACCATGTTTCTTGTGCCCGTTTTTGCCAATATCTTTGAACAATTGGACGCAGAGTTGCCCGGCCTCACCCAATTCATGGTAAACCTGAGTAACTTTCTGCGTAGCTGGAAAATCCTCATCCCCATTGGCACTATAGTAGGTCTAGTGTTTAGCCTCCGCGCCTACTACAAAACCCCAGTGGGGAGAGAACAAATTGACCGTCTGGCTTTAAAGATGCCCATTTTCGGACCCTTGAATGAGAAAAACGCCGTGGCCCGTTTCTGTCGCATCTTTGGCACATTAACCCGTTCAGGAGTGCCTATCGTCCAGTCTTTGGAAATCGCCCAGGAAACCATCCCTAACGTAGTCATCGCCCAAGCCATCGCCGCAGCCAAGGAGTCGGTAATGGAGGGGGGTATGCTAAGTACAGCCATCGCCGAAAAAAAAGTCTTCCCCCCTATGGCTATTCAAATGATGACCATTGGCGAGGAAACGGGGGAATTAGACGCCATGATGATGAAGGTGGCCGACTTCTATGAAGACGAGGTGGAACAGGCAGTAAAAGCCCTCACCAGTGTGATTGAGCCTCTTATGATGGTGCTAATTGCCTTCCTGGTGGGCACTATCCTCCTGTCCATGTATCTACCCATGTTCAAAATATTCGACCAACTGGGTTAA
- a CDS encoding penicillin-binding protein: MSSTRIQGKTNNSSPLASQNFLVGVARATVGTILGLTVLTTSAIAGGLVGLAISFRNLPDVRTLKTYVPSQTSYIYDIRGVLLTTFHGEEHRTAVPLEAISPHLKLAVIAIEDSNFYQHKGVNPSSVVRAMIVNFQSKRVVEGASTLTMQLVKNVFLSHKRAFSRKLAEAVLAIRVEQVFTKDEILEMYLNNIYWGHNNYGAETAAQSYFNKPASKLNLAEAAMMAGIIQAPEIYSPFVNYRLAKERQALVLNRMVELGWITKQEAEKAKKTPLLLGKPKAWQTSKLPYVTDAVKQELIERFGQDVLIKGGLHVQTTIDYHLQKKAELIVRKAHQNLRASGVRADQIALVAIDPRTHFVKTVVGGIDYEKSQFNRVLQARRQPGSAFKPFVYYTAFATGKYTPYSVIPNYSKGFREGSGFYRPRNYGGDYGGGEVTIVEALSKSLNIPAVVLGQRIGLDKVIEVCRVLGIESPLAPVVSLPLGPIGVTPMEMAKAYATFASNGWQSPTTMILRVTDSQGNVILDNTPKPKLVLNEWAAASLTATLQNVIKNGTARSADIGRPAAGKTGTTSAEKDVWFVGYVPQLSTAVWIGNDDFRRSLGRGVTGGGYAAPIWRQFMLTALKNEPVKYFPAASQFPRPKPSDGKRP, translated from the coding sequence GTGTCATCTACTCGCATTCAAGGCAAAACTAATAATTCTTCTCCCCTGGCTTCTCAGAATTTCCTGGTAGGTGTAGCCCGTGCCACCGTAGGGACTATTTTGGGGCTTACAGTGCTCACCACATCGGCCATTGCTGGGGGGTTAGTGGGCCTGGCCATCAGTTTTCGCAATCTTCCGGATGTGAGAACTTTAAAAACATATGTTCCATCACAAACGAGTTACATTTATGATATAAGGGGGGTATTATTGACTACGTTTCATGGGGAGGAGCATCGGACTGCCGTGCCGTTGGAGGCAATTTCGCCCCATTTGAAATTGGCGGTGATTGCCATAGAAGACAGTAACTTCTATCAGCATAAGGGTGTTAACCCCAGCAGTGTCGTCAGGGCAATGATAGTGAATTTTCAGAGTAAAAGGGTGGTAGAGGGGGCATCCACCCTGACGATGCAGTTGGTGAAAAACGTGTTTCTCAGTCATAAGAGGGCCTTTTCTCGCAAATTAGCCGAGGCGGTGTTGGCTATCAGGGTGGAACAGGTTTTTACCAAAGACGAAATACTAGAGATGTATCTCAATAACATCTACTGGGGACATAACAATTATGGGGCAGAAACGGCGGCCCAGAGTTATTTCAACAAGCCGGCTTCTAAACTAAATTTGGCCGAGGCGGCAATGATGGCGGGGATTATCCAGGCGCCTGAGATTTACAGTCCTTTTGTCAACTATCGTCTGGCCAAGGAGAGGCAAGCCCTGGTGTTAAACAGGATGGTGGAGTTGGGATGGATTACGAAGCAAGAGGCGGAGAAGGCAAAGAAGACGCCCTTGTTGCTGGGTAAACCCAAGGCTTGGCAGACTAGTAAACTTCCCTATGTTACTGATGCAGTCAAACAGGAGTTGATTGAGCGTTTTGGCCAAGATGTCCTGATAAAGGGCGGGTTGCACGTACAAACCACCATCGATTACCATCTTCAGAAAAAGGCCGAACTGATTGTGAGGAAAGCTCACCAAAACCTTCGCGCCTCGGGGGTAAGGGCTGACCAGATTGCCCTAGTTGCTATTGATCCTCGTACCCATTTTGTTAAGACAGTAGTAGGGGGGATAGACTACGAGAAGAGCCAATTTAATCGTGTTTTACAGGCTCGTAGGCAGCCTGGATCTGCTTTTAAACCCTTTGTCTACTATACCGCCTTTGCCACTGGCAAGTACACTCCCTACTCTGTAATTCCCAACTATTCAAAAGGGTTTCGGGAGGGCAGTGGCTTTTATCGTCCTCGCAACTATGGGGGTGACTATGGGGGCGGCGAAGTTACTATTGTTGAGGCACTTAGTAAATCGTTGAATATCCCTGCGGTAGTACTAGGGCAAAGAATAGGGTTGGACAAGGTGATAGAAGTCTGCCGGGTGTTAGGCATTGAAAGTCCCTTGGCGCCTGTAGTCTCCCTGCCCCTAGGTCCTATTGGCGTCACCCCCATGGAGATGGCCAAGGCCTATGCTACCTTTGCCAGCAACGGTTGGCAGTCTCCCACTACCATGATTCTCCGGGTTACCGACAGTCAGGGCAATGTCATTTTGGACAACACTCCCAAACCCAAGTTAGTATTGAACGAGTGGGCGGCCGCCTCTCTTACTGCTACACTACAAAATGTCATAAAAAATGGTACGGCAAGGAGTGCAGACATAGGAAGGCCAGCGGCGGGGAAAACTGGAACCACATCCGCGGAGAAGGATGTATGGTTTGTGGGGTATGTGCCCCAGTTGTCCACGGCCGTATGGATAGGCAATGATGACTTCCGTAGGAGTCTGGGGAGGGGTGTCACTGGTGGAGGCTATGCGGCGCCCATTTGGAGGCAGTTTATGTTGACAGCCCTGAAAAATGAGCCGGTTAAGTATTTCCCGGCCGCCTCTCAGTTTCCCCGCCCCAAACCCAGTGACGGTAAAAGGCCTTAA
- the ndhC gene encoding photosynthetic/respiratory NAD(P)H-quinone oxidoreductase subunit C, whose amino-acid sequence MFVLKGYEYFLGFLIVSAAVPALALTASKLLRPPTGGPERRTTYESGMEPIGGAWIQFNIRYYMFALVFVIFDVETVFLYPWAVAFNVLGLFAFIEALIFIAILVVALVYAWRKGALEWS is encoded by the coding sequence ATGTTTGTCCTAAAAGGCTACGAGTATTTCTTAGGCTTTCTCATAGTCAGTGCCGCAGTGCCAGCACTAGCCCTAACCGCCTCCAAACTCCTACGCCCCCCCACCGGCGGCCCAGAAAGACGTACCACCTACGAATCCGGTATGGAGCCCATCGGCGGCGCCTGGATTCAGTTCAATATCCGCTACTACATGTTTGCCCTCGTGTTTGTAATCTTTGATGTTGAAACAGTGTTTCTGTACCCCTGGGCAGTGGCCTTTAACGTCCTAGGCCTATTCGCCTTTATAGAGGCCCTCATATTTATAGCTATACTAGTAGTGGCATTGGTATACGCGTGGCGCAAAGGCGCGCTAGAATGGTCATAA
- the ndhK gene encoding photosynthetic/respiratory NAD(P)H-quinone oxidoreductase subunit K: MNTPTPDLETLERQAKEKILNPASPYQVTQDLSENVILTTLDDLYNWARLSSLWPLLYGTACCFIEFAALIGSRFDFDRFGLVPRSSPRQADLIITAGTITMKMAPALVRLYEEMPEPKYVIAMGACTITGGMFSSDSPTAVRGVDKLIPVDVYIPGCPPRPEAIFDAIIKLRKKVANESLQERNRVRSQTHRFYSTTHRLKVVEPILTGKYLRSETRQKPPAQIAAAMGMPLEIETPKLLETTPEASQS; the protein is encoded by the coding sequence ATGAACACCCCCACTCCAGACTTGGAAACCCTAGAAAGACAGGCAAAAGAGAAAATCCTCAATCCCGCCTCCCCCTACCAGGTGACCCAAGACCTATCAGAAAATGTCATATTAACCACACTAGACGACCTATACAACTGGGCAAGGCTTTCTAGTCTCTGGCCACTACTCTATGGCACAGCCTGTTGTTTTATCGAATTTGCCGCCTTGATCGGCTCCCGTTTCGACTTCGACCGTTTTGGCCTGGTGCCCAGATCCAGCCCACGTCAGGCAGATTTGATCATCACCGCCGGCACCATTACCATGAAAATGGCTCCAGCTTTAGTACGTTTGTATGAGGAGATGCCCGAGCCCAAGTATGTGATTGCCATGGGCGCCTGTACCATCACCGGCGGTATGTTTAGCAGTGACTCCCCCACTGCCGTTAGGGGTGTAGACAAACTCATCCCCGTGGACGTATATATCCCCGGTTGTCCCCCTCGCCCAGAAGCCATCTTCGATGCTATAATCAAACTACGCAAGAAAGTGGCTAACGAGTCCCTTCAGGAAAGAAACAGGGTTAGAAGCCAAACCCATCGCTTCTACTCCACCACCCACCGTCTCAAAGTAGTTGAGCCCATATTGACAGGCAAATACCTGCGTAGCGAGACTCGGCAAAAACCACCAGCCCAAATTGCCGCCGCCATGGGCATGCCCCTAGAAATAGAAACACCGAAGCTTTTAGAAACTACCCCGGAGGCTAGTCAGTCATGA